One part of the Helicobacter cetorum MIT 99-5656 genome encodes these proteins:
- the rlmB gene encoding 23S rRNA (guanosine(2251)-2'-O)-methyltransferase RlmB, with translation MQAVIYGKQVISHVLNSHGKKLQEIYLSKEIDKKLFFALKKACPNIIKVDNKKAQALARGGNHQGVLAKVEMPLACSLKEIKKGEKLLVLCSITDVGNIGGIFRSAYCLGIDGIILDFAKEFAYEGIVRSSLGLMYDLPFSVVPNTLDLINELKTSHFLCIGATAEGSTQLETSNHQKYALFLGSEHEGLSKKILAKMDVLMGVKMRRDFDSLNVSVAAGILMDKIS, from the coding sequence ATGCAAGCAGTTATTTATGGTAAGCAAGTTATCTCGCATGTTTTAAACTCTCATGGGAAAAAACTACAGGAAATCTATCTTTCTAAAGAAATAGATAAGAAGCTTTTTTTTGCCCTTAAAAAAGCATGCCCTAATATTATCAAAGTGGATAATAAAAAAGCACAAGCTCTTGCTAGGGGGGGGAATCATCAAGGGGTTTTAGCCAAAGTGGAAATGCCTTTAGCTTGTTCGTTAAAAGAAATCAAAAAAGGCGAAAAGCTTTTGGTACTTTGTAGCATTACTGATGTGGGTAATATTGGGGGGATTTTTAGAAGTGCGTATTGTTTGGGAATTGATGGTATTATCCTAGATTTTGCTAAAGAATTTGCTTATGAAGGAATTGTGCGCTCTAGTTTAGGGCTTATGTATGATTTGCCTTTTAGTGTTGTGCCTAATACACTAGATTTAATCAATGAGTTAAAAACCAGCCATTTTTTATGTATAGGGGCTACAGCAGAAGGTTCTACGCAATTAGAAACATCAAATCATCAAAAATACGCTCTTTTTTTGGGGAGCGAGCATGAAGGCTTGTCAAAAAAAATTCTTGCTAAAATGGATGTGCTTATGGGTGTTAAAATGCGGCGGGATTTTGATTCGCTTAATGTGAGTGTGGCGGCAGGAATCCTAATGGATAAAATCAGCTAG
- the rsmI gene encoding 16S rRNA (cytidine(1402)-2'-O)-methyltransferase, producing the protein MLYFLPTPIGNLSDITLRTLEVLERSEVLLCEDTRVSKRLLHLLAQNPVICSSFPKIATKERKFIAFHSHNDQEFLEQVELSFFDKEIAVMSDAGMPSLSDPCMSLVVYALKHNIKYDVLPGANALTTAFCASGFLEGRFFYAGFLPHKSKERRLRIVKILNALAYLEEKTPIVFYESPHRILETLRDLESLAQGMCLFVAKELTKLHQRYYFGRVSEVFLEIQKGNIQGEWVLVLLNERMIEPCLGLSALLELDLPPKIKAKIEAIMTHKNAKELYQQAFAKTSEAQVKNNY; encoded by the coding sequence ATGTTGTATTTCTTGCCCACTCCCATAGGTAATCTGTCTGATATTACGCTACGCACCTTAGAAGTTTTAGAACGCTCTGAAGTTTTGCTGTGCGAAGACACAAGGGTTAGCAAGAGGTTATTGCATTTGCTCGCACAAAATCCTGTTATTTGTAGTTCTTTTCCTAAAATTGCTACCAAAGAGAGAAAGTTTATCGCTTTTCATTCGCACAATGACCAAGAGTTTTTGGAGCAAGTAGAGCTTTCTTTTTTTGACAAAGAAATCGCTGTAATGAGTGATGCGGGCATGCCAAGTCTGAGTGACCCTTGCATGAGCTTAGTGGTCTATGCTTTGAAACATAACATTAAATATGATGTTCTACCTGGGGCTAACGCACTCACTACGGCCTTTTGTGCGAGCGGATTTTTGGAAGGGCGTTTTTTTTACGCAGGGTTTTTACCCCACAAGAGCAAAGAAAGGCGTTTGAGAATCGTTAAAATTTTAAATGCCCTGGCCTATTTGGAAGAAAAAACCCCCATTGTTTTTTATGAAAGCCCTCACAGAATCTTAGAGACTTTAAGGGATTTAGAAAGTTTAGCCCAAGGAATGTGCTTATTTGTCGCTAAGGAGCTTACAAAACTCCACCAGCGGTATTATTTTGGTAGGGTTTCTGAAGTTTTTTTGGAGATTCAAAAGGGTAATATTCAGGGGGAATGGGTTTTAGTGCTTTTGAATGAGCGAATGATTGAGCCTTGTTTGGGGTTATCAGCGTTATTAGAGCTAGATTTACCCCCTAAAATCAAGGCTAAGATTGAAGCGATAATGACTCATAAAAACGCTAAAGAGCTTTACCAGCAGGCGTTTGCAAAAACAAGTGAAGCACAAGTTAAGAACAATTATTGA
- the rpmE gene encoding 50S ribosomal protein L31, producing the protein MKKGIHPEYIPCKVTCVTSGKEIEVLSTRSEMRIDISSFCHPFYTGSDKIADTAGRVEKFKQRYNLK; encoded by the coding sequence ATGAAAAAAGGCATTCACCCAGAGTATATTCCTTGCAAAGTAACTTGTGTAACCAGTGGCAAAGAAATTGAAGTGTTAAGCACAAGATCTGAAATGCGTATTGATATTTCTAGTTTTTGTCATCCTTTCTATACTGGTAGTGATAAAATCGCTGATACTGCAGGAAGAGTGGAGAAGTTTAAGCAACGCTACAACTTGAAATAG
- the rho gene encoding transcription termination factor Rho, which translates to MNENAPTHKGSHKLKTHTPVSGYRIEDLRTYPTEKLLEIANKLKVENPQEFKRQDLMFEILKTQVTQGGYILFTGILEIMNDGYGFLRGFDGSFSDGQNDTYVSPSQIRRFALRNGDIVTGQVRSPKDQEKYYALLKIEAVNYLPLDEIKNRPLFDNLTPLFPDEQIKLEYEPTKVTGRMLDLFSPVGKGQRALIVAPPRTGKTELMKELAQGITSNHPEVELIILLVDERPEEVTDMQRSVKGQVFSSTFDLPASNHIRIAELVLERAKRRVEMGKDVVILLDSITRLARAYNAVTPSSGKVLSGGVDANALHRPKRFFGAARNIEEGGSLTIIATALIETGSRMDEVIFEEFKGTGNSEIVLARNIADRRIYPAFDILKSGTRKDNILLGKERLTKVWVLRNVMQQMDDIEALSFVYSKMQQTKDNEEFLHLMNEK; encoded by the coding sequence ATGAACGAAAACGCACCTACGCATAAAGGTTCGCATAAACTTAAAACACACACGCCAGTAAGTGGGTATCGCATTGAAGATTTACGCACCTATCCTACCGAAAAGCTTTTAGAAATTGCTAACAAGCTCAAAGTAGAAAACCCCCAAGAATTTAAACGCCAAGACTTGATGTTTGAAATTTTAAAAACCCAAGTAACTCAGGGTGGATACATTCTTTTTACCGGAATTTTAGAAATCATGAATGATGGGTATGGGTTCTTAAGAGGCTTTGATGGAAGTTTTTCAGACGGACAAAACGACACTTATGTAAGCCCTTCTCAAATCAGACGCTTTGCCTTGAGAAATGGCGATATTGTAACCGGTCAAGTGCGCTCCCCAAAAGACCAGGAAAAATACTACGCTCTTTTAAAAATAGAAGCCGTTAATTACTTGCCTTTAGATGAGATTAAAAATCGTCCTTTGTTTGACAACCTAACCCCCCTATTTCCTGATGAACAAATCAAATTAGAATATGAGCCTACTAAAGTAACCGGTAGAATGCTAGATTTATTTAGCCCTGTGGGCAAGGGTCAAAGGGCTTTGATTGTCGCACCGCCTAGAACCGGTAAAACAGAACTCATGAAAGAACTCGCTCAAGGGATTACTTCTAATCATCCTGAAGTAGAACTTATTATCCTTTTAGTAGATGAACGCCCTGAAGAAGTAACTGACATGCAACGAAGTGTTAAAGGTCAAGTCTTTAGCTCCACTTTTGATTTGCCCGCAAGTAATCACATAAGAATCGCTGAATTAGTGTTAGAAAGGGCTAAAAGAAGAGTGGAAATGGGTAAAGATGTCGTGATTTTATTAGATTCTATTACTCGTTTAGCAAGAGCCTATAATGCTGTAACGCCTTCAAGTGGTAAGGTCTTAAGTGGGGGCGTAGATGCTAATGCCTTGCATAGGCCCAAACGCTTTTTTGGAGCCGCAAGAAATATTGAAGAGGGCGGAAGTTTGACTATCATTGCAACCGCACTTATTGAAACAGGCTCTAGAATGGACGAAGTGATTTTTGAAGAATTTAAAGGCACTGGAAATAGCGAAATTGTCTTAGCTAGAAATATTGCAGACAGACGCATTTATCCAGCCTTTGATATTTTAAAATCAGGCACACGAAAAGATAATATCCTACTTGGTAAAGAACGCTTGACTAAGGTTTGGGTATTAAGAAATGTGATGCAACAAATGGACGATATAGAAGCCTTAAGTTTTGTATATTCTAAAATGCAACAGACCAAGGACAATGAAGAATTTTTGCATTTAATGAATGAAAAATAA
- the murI gene encoding glutamate racemase, translating into MKIGVFDSGVGGFSVLKSLLKAQLFDEIIYYGDTARVPYGTKDPITIKQFGLEALDFFKPHKIELLIVACNTASALALKEMQAHSKISIVGVIEPSILAIKQQIKDKDAPILVLGTKATIQSNAYDYALKQQGYSNLSHLAASLFVPLIEEGILEGELLETCMHYYFAPLSVLPRAIILGCTHFPLIAKKIESYFMKHFALSPPPLLIHSGDAIVEYLQQQYALKKNLYEFPKVEFFASGDVAWLEKQARKWLKL; encoded by the coding sequence ATGAAAATAGGCGTTTTTGATAGCGGTGTGGGTGGTTTTAGCGTTTTAAAAAGTCTTTTAAAGGCACAATTATTTGATGAGATTATTTATTATGGCGATACTGCTAGAGTGCCTTATGGCACTAAAGACCCCATAACTATCAAACAATTTGGCCTAGAAGCTTTAGATTTTTTCAAGCCACACAAAATTGAATTATTGATTGTGGCATGCAACACGGCGAGTGCTTTAGCCTTAAAAGAAATGCAAGCACATTCAAAAATCTCTATTGTAGGTGTGATTGAGCCAAGTATTTTAGCTATCAAACAACAAATCAAAGATAAAGATGCCCCCATTTTAGTGCTAGGAACAAAAGCTACTATTCAGTCTAACGCTTATGATTATGCCCTAAAACAGCAAGGCTATTCTAATCTTTCACATTTAGCCGCTTCTCTTTTTGTGCCTTTAATTGAAGAAGGCATTTTAGAAGGCGAGCTTTTAGAAACTTGCATGCACTACTATTTTGCTCCATTAAGCGTTTTACCTAGGGCGATTATTTTAGGTTGCACGCATTTTCCTTTGATAGCTAAAAAAATTGAGAGCTATTTTATGAAGCATTTTGCTCTCTCGCCCCCCCCCCTACTCATTCATTCTGGTGATGCTATTGTAGAATATTTGCAACAACAATATGCCCTTAAAAAAAATTTATATGAATTTCCTAAAGTAGAATTTTTTGCAAGTGGCGATGTCGCATGGCTAGAAAAGCAAGCTAGAAAGTGGCTGAAACTCTGA
- a CDS encoding murein L,D-transpeptidase family protein — protein MKKIWFGFIMSLISMVLLNADERLLDILRLYQKQGLQVVGKKLDSYLRDESFWIEELKNKDTDFGYYENKQFLFVSDKSKPDLRLYEVQDNMLKKINSSKALVGSKKGDKTLEGDLATPIGVYRITQKLERLDQYYGPLAFVTNYPNLYDTLKKRTGHGIWVHGMPLNGDRNELNTKGCIAIENQILSSYDNLLKGKKALLIVYENKFIPSTKEELAMILSSLFQWKEAWAKGDFERYMGFYDPSFTRYDGMKINAFKEYKKRVFAKKERKNIAFFSINVTPYPNSENKRLFYVVFDQDYKAYQQERLSYSSNSRKELYVEIKNDKMSIVVEK, from the coding sequence ATGAAAAAAATATGGTTTGGTTTTATAATGAGTTTAATCAGCATGGTTTTATTGAATGCTGATGAGCGGTTGCTAGATATTTTACGCCTTTATCAAAAGCAAGGCTTACAAGTTGTAGGTAAAAAACTTGATTCTTACCTAAGAGATGAGTCTTTTTGGATAGAAGAACTTAAAAACAAGGATACTGATTTTGGTTATTATGAAAACAAGCAGTTTTTATTTGTATCGGACAAATCTAAACCCGATTTGAGACTCTATGAAGTTCAAGATAATATGCTTAAAAAAATCAATAGTTCTAAAGCCCTTGTAGGTTCTAAAAAGGGTGATAAAACTTTAGAAGGCGATTTAGCTACGCCTATTGGGGTGTATCGTATCACACAGAAATTAGAGCGTTTAGACCAGTATTATGGTCCTTTAGCCTTTGTAACTAACTACCCTAATTTGTATGATACATTGAAAAAACGCACAGGGCATGGCATTTGGGTGCATGGAATGCCTTTAAATGGCGATAGGAATGAGTTAAACACGAAGGGTTGTATTGCGATTGAAAATCAGATTTTAAGTTCTTATGATAATTTATTGAAAGGTAAAAAAGCTCTCTTAATTGTTTATGAGAACAAGTTTATCCCCAGCACCAAAGAAGAATTAGCCATGATTTTAAGCTCACTCTTTCAATGGAAAGAAGCTTGGGCTAAGGGCGATTTTGAGCGTTATATGGGATTTTATGACCCTAGTTTCACTCGTTATGATGGCATGAAAATCAACGCTTTTAAAGAGTATAAAAAAAGGGTATTTGCCAAAAAAGAAAGGAAGAACATTGCTTTTTTCTCTATCAATGTTACCCCTTATCCAAATTCTGAAAATAAACGCTTATTTTATGTGGTGTTTGACCAGGATTACAAGGCATACCAGCAAGAAAGGCTCTCTTATAGCTCTAATTCTAGGAAAGAGCTCTATGTAGAGATTAAAAATGATAAGATGTCTATTGTGGTAGAAAAATAA